TTCTTGAGTAGGAAAGCTAAGAAGAAGACTTTGGAAATTGATGGGCTATTAAGGGATGGACAATTTGATAAAGTGTCCTATCCTCCTCCACCACAGGGAATAGCAACTTCTTCCAAGGTAGGTTTTAATGTTTTTGAATCAAGAATACCAGTCATGAAAGAACTTTTGACTGCTTTAAGGGATGACAAGATCAACATGATTGCCATATGTGGGATGGAGGGGATTGGAAAGACAACAATGGCAAAAGAGGTAGCAAAAAGAGCCAAAGATGATAACTTATTTGATGAAGTTGTGATGGTAGTAATGTCTCGTGAAAAAGACTTGAGCAAGATTAAAGATCAAATTGCTATGATGCGACTAAGGGAAATTAACTTTGAGAATGTCCTTGTAATATTAGACAATGTTTTGGAAGAACTTAATCTAAAGGATGTAGGAATTCCTTATAAAGTTGAACTCAATAGTTGCAAAATCTTGTTAACATCAAGAAGCGAAGAAGTCTGCAATCAAATGAAATCTCATAAGATTGTTAGAATTGAAGCCTTGATTGAAGAAGCATGGAGCTTTTTCAAAGAGATGGCAGGTAATTGTATAGATACTCCCAATCTACGTCCAATAGCAGAAAAGGTTGCGAAGGAATGTAAAAGCATACCTATTGCTATAGTTACTGTTGGAAGAGCTctagaaaagaagagaaagaatgagTGGGTTGCTGCACTTTAACAGCTTAGAAAGTCCATCTCAAAATATAATTCAGGTTTGGATTCAACTGTCTATTCCAGCATAGAGCTCAGTTACAATTTTCTAGCAAGTGATGAAGCCAAGTCATGCTTTTTGCTATGCTATTTATTTCCAGAATATTATGATGTTCCCATTGAATATTAATTCAGATTTGGAGTGGGACAAACGTTGTTTGCAAAGATTGATAAGGTGGCAGAAGCAAGAAATAAAGTTCATGCAATGGTTGACAATCTAAGAAGATCATCTCTTTTGTTGGATAGCGATGAAGAAGAATGTGTGAAAATGCATGATGTTATACGGGGTGTTGCCATATCAATTGCTAATGAACATGTTTGTTGGGAAGAATGGACAGAGAAAGATACATATGAACATTATGCTGCGATTTCGATTGTATCTCAAGAATTGAAAAATCATCCTGATGGCTTGGAGTGTCCAAAACTTGAGCTTCTACAACTATTATGTGGCAAAGACGCTACTAGATGACAAACGCTCCCAACCAATCTATTTAAAGGGATGATGGGATTAAAGGTTTTGGCTAAGCAAGGAATGTCTTTTCCATCACTACCACAATCCATACAGGTCCTTTAGAACCTTCAGACATTGCTTCTGGAGTGTTGTAAGATAAAAGATGTGTTAGCAATTAAAGCACTTGGGAAACTAGAAATGCATAGCTTTCTTGGTTCTGAAATCAAGGAGTTGCTAGGAGAAATAGGAAATCTGAGTCATTTAAAGTTGTTAGATCTGTCAGAATGCTTTGCTCTTCAGCACATTCCACCTGGTCTACTATCAAGTTTATCTACACTAGAAGAGTTGTACATGGGAAATGTCTCTGTGA
The sequence above is drawn from the Quercus robur chromosome 7, dhQueRobu3.1, whole genome shotgun sequence genome and encodes:
- the LOC126691387 gene encoding probable disease resistance protein At1g61310, which gives rise to MKIISLVVDIGVNLVVPIRKHFCYLSCCNSHIKNLKDQFQKLGDKRAEVQLEIDAARRNGVVIASKVESRVEKVDNISEGLQRFLEEDVKADVMCLNGWCPNLKSCYFLSRKAKKKTLEIDGLLRDGQFDKVSYPPPPQGIATSSKVGFNVFESRIPVMKELLTALRDDKINMIAICGMEGIGKTTMAKEVAKRAKDDNLFDEVVMVVMSREKDLSKIKDQIAMMRLREINFENVLVILDNVLEELNLKDVGIPYKVELNSCKILLTSRSEEVCNQMKSHKIVRIEALIEEAWSFFKEMAGNCIDTPNLRPIAEKVAKECKSIPIAIVTVGRALEKKRKNEFGVGQTLFAKIDKVAEARNKVHAMVDNLRRSSLLLDSDEEECVKMHDVIRGVAISIANEHVCWEEWTEKDTYEHYAAISIVSQELKNHPDGLECPKLELLQLLCGKDATR